AACCAGTATTTTGATCAAAAGCGTTGACCGCATGTTGTTTAAGCCAGGTATACGTATACGCATGTGGATTGAACTGATTATTAACGGTGCTTTGCGGATTGGCTAAGGTTTGGTTTTGCGTGAAGCGATAATCAGCCAGCGCTTGTTGCTTTTGTCGTCTGAATGAATAGGGCACGTACTTGATATTGGTTAGTTCTAAATGTAACTCAGTCTGTTTTTGAGCCTTGGCCAACTTAATATAGAAACCATCGGGTAAGGTTGAGGCATGCGTGGCATACCGATAATGAATTTTGTCTTGCCACTTGCCGGTACTGTCAGTAGCCACTGCGACGGCACTCACCTGTTTGGCGAATGCCGAACGTTGCTTTGAAGGCTTACTGGTAACCACACTATCGGCCAACGTTGCTTCACGTTGCGTGGCTGATAACTTACGGTAATTAGCCAGCGAAACCTGATACTTAGGTAAGGTGAACAAGGGGTAACTGTTGGCCGAGACATAACTCGTATAGTTTGCGATGTTTAGGCCATTTTTGTTGATGTACGAAGCCGGTTGTGGCGCCCCAAGGGTATCAATCCGTGTCTTGATACCTAGCACATTTGAAAGGACATTACGATTGTCAAGGGTGTTAATCGCATCATTAGGGGTGCTAGTTTGCGTGGCTACTAAACGCAGCGCATTCGAAGTGCTCACTGGTTGTAGTGACCAGTAACTGCCAACACTATTTAGTTTGAGCGCATTTGGCAAATTAGAAGAGGCATCATCAGTGTTTAAGTTCGACAATAAATTGCCACTCACGAGCGTCCGCATGGAACGATCAGTGAGGGCGGTGAGCATATGAATTTGCTTAGTGATTGCCTTCAAATTTGCACTACTAATTAATTCTGATTTCGTCGCCTTCAAATCGTTTGCATGCGTATGATTAAACAACACCAATAGGCTGATAACAGATATAACAGACACAATCAGGCGCCGTTGTCGTTCGGATAGCCGCGTTGCCAACAATAAAATGGTTATGAAATATAAACCGTAGATGAGGTTTGAGGAGTTATTCAGTGAGAAGCCATTACCCAAGAGGAGCCCAAGGTAGCCAAATACGCCGATGCCACCAGCCACCAGTAGCGTACGGTTCTGGAGCGCGCTCAATGCATCGAGCATCTTCCCCGTTAATAGTGCCACTGGGAAAATGGCTAGCATCGTCCAGCGATTGGACGGCGCGGAAAAGCCATTAAACACCGCAGCACCCGTTGGTAGTAATAATAGAAGGGTTGGTAACACTAAATGCCACTTGTGCGGCAATTGAGTGACATAATGAACCAGTGCGACGATACTCAGGGCCAGCAAACCACCGTTGAACCAAAATTGCGGTGCGGTGCTGACGTTTATCAGTTGATCGCCGAAAGTTAAGTAATAGGAAATTGGATAAAATAGCAAACCATTGGCGAAAGTGGAGGCCGAGCGGGTTGCTTGAAAGAACTGAGTGATTGTTGGTATCAAAAGGGGTGCACTCAGTAAGGCACCAATGCCAACGCTGAGAATGGTCAGGCCTTGTTGGCGCCATGTTTTGTGCAAATGATTCATGGACAACCAATAAATCAATGCACCGAGACCTAAAATAAACGCAAAATAAAAGTTGTTCCATAGGGTCCACCAGGTCATCAAGATCAGGCCACCATATTTTTTGTGAATCGTTGCTTGGTGAACTGCTAAAATTAACAACGGAAAAATGATGAGTGGATTCAGAAAAAATGAATGCCGAAAAGCTGCAAAGTTCGCATAACCTGAAAATGTGTAGACGAGTGCGCCTAATAGGACACCATGATTTGAAATCGTGATTGGTAATCGCCGGATCACGAAGATAAAGCTTAAACCAGCCAAGATTAAGCGGATGATCACGCTCACCGAATAATAGGTGGCTAATGCGCTTTCCTTAAATAATAAACTTGGATAAGTAAAAATGTCCCCCATCACATAGTAAGCATAGGTTTGAAAATAATCTTGGCCAAACCCCTGGTGGGCTTGCCAAAAATTTGGCCACTGATGGTCAAAGACTAAATGACGGAGAGTCTCATGCCAAGTAATCAAAGCTGGTAAATGTTGCTTCAACCCATCATGTGACCAAATGAGGGTGGTATCTGTCAGCCAGTATGGCAAAAAGATCGCGCCACCGATCACGATGAATAATAATAGATAGTATAGGTATAAATTTCTTTTAAGCATAATTTCCCCGCATCATGGCAATCTCTAAAGATTTACTAGTTTCCATTATAGCAAACTGACATTTTAGCGTGCTAAGCCGGGATAAATTGACGATAAAATTGGGCTTACAGCGCAGAAATCATATTTGTATCAAGCAAAAACAAGGTCAGATCAGGTGCACTTGACTGAAAAATGTAAGTGATCAGCCAGATCGAAATTGGTTTTTCACAGTCGTTTTTTTTCACAGTCGTTTTAAAGAGGCAAAATACCGCAAAGACTTGCTTGATGGATCATTTTTAAAGCTACAAAATCGATCGGATCAGCCCTTTTAACGCCTAATAGTTAACGGGGTGGGCTATAATTAAGCAGAATCCTTTAAGGTGGATGGCGCCGTTTTGTTAAGAAAATGTGACAAAATTCTGGAAGCGTTTACATTTAAAGTAAGAAAGCGTATTATTATTATTGACCACAGATACTCTTGTATAGTGGATGAATGAATTTAAGGAGCGCGACACATGGTTAATTTTATTATTGCCAGTCACGGAGAATTTGCAGCCGGCATTCATATGTCAGGTGGAATGATTTTCGGTGAGCAAGAAAACGTTGAAGTCGTCACTTTCATGCCGAGTGAAGGTCCAGATGATTTGAAGCGTAAATATCAAGAGGCGCTTGCCAAGTTTGGCGAGGATGAACAAGTATTGTTCCTTGTTGATTTATGGGGTGGCTCACCGTTCAACCAAGCAAGTCCATTTGTTGCTGAAAATCCCGATCAAATGGCATTGATCGCCGGATTAAACTTACCTATGTTAGTCGAAGCTTATGGGGCTCGATTCACAATGGACAAAGCTGCAGATATCGCACATTATCTTGTATCAGTTGCTCGTGATGGGGTTCGCACAATCCCTGAAACTGAAGAACCTGAGACAACTGCGACTGCTAACAAGTCATCAATGGCCGGACTCAAAGAAGGTCAGTTGAAGATTAACTTGGTTCGTATCGATTCACGTCTATTGCATGGTCAAGTGGCCACTGCATGGACCCCTGAATCAAAGGCAAACCGTATTATCGTCGTTTCAGACGTCGTTGCTAAGGATGAATTGCGTAAGGGCTTGATTGAACAAGCTGCGCCAAACGGTATCAACGCAAATATCGTACCAATTAGCAAGATGGCTGAAGTGATGAAGGATAACCGTATGGGTGGTGTTGAGGCATTTTTGCTCTTCGAAACTCCTGAAGATGCTTTACGCGCAATTGAAGCTGGCGTTCCTATTAAGGAAATTAATGTTGGTTCAATGGCTCACTCAACGGGTAAGACAATGCTCAACAACGTTTTGTCAGTAGATAAGACAGACGTTGAGACATTTGATAAGTTACGCGAATTGGGCGTATCATTTGACGTTCGTAAGGTGCCAAATGATTCAAACGTCGACTTGTTTAAGTTGATTGATAATAAGCGTAGCGAAATTGAAAGCAAGTAAGTTGCTTTTAGATATTATTTGAAATTATTCATATAATGTGAATTATATAAGGAGAATGACATGTCGGTTATTTCTATGATTTTAGTCGTCATCATCGCTTTCTTCGCAGGTATCGAAGGAATCCTTGATGAATTTGAAATTCACCAACCATTGGTCGCTGTCACATTGATTGGTTTGGTTACTGGTCACTTAGTGCCAGCGTTGATCCTTGGTGGTACATTACAAATGATGGCCTTGGGATGGGCTAATATCGGTGCCGCTGTTGCGCCGGACGTTGCTTTGGCATCTGTTGCCTCAGCAATCATCTTGATTAAGGGTGGTGTCTTTGACTCAGGTCACATCGCCTTAGCTTATGGTTCTGCTATTCCATTGGCTGTTGGTGGATTGTTCTTGACAATGATTGTTCGTACAATCTCTGTTGGGTTGATTCACGGGGCTGATGCCGCCGCCAAGAATGGTGACATCAAGAAGATGGAGTATGTGCATTTGTTTGCTTTGTCATTGCAAGGTTTGCGTATTGCTATTCCAGCTCTTGCATTGTTGTTGGTTCCTTCATCAGTCGTTTCAGACGCTTTGAACGCTGTGCCAACTTGGTTGTCAGATGGTATGACAATCGGTGGTGGAATGGTCGTTGCCGTAGGTTATGCGCTTGTTTTGAACATGATGGCAACACGTGAAGTTTGGCCATTCTTTGCTATCGGATTTGCTTTAGCAGCCGTTAGCCAATTGACATTGATCGCATTAGGTACTATTGGTGTGGCCATTGCCTTGATTTACATTAACTTGTCAAAGCAAGGTGGTAACAACAACGGTGGTAACAATGGCGGTGGTTCAGGTGACCCTGTCGGCGACATCTTGAACGAGTACTAGGAAGGGGCTGAACATAATGGCTGAAGAGAAAATTCGACTTTCAAAGTCTGACCGTCTGTCAGTAGCATGGCGTTCGACATTCTTACAAGCTTCATGGAATTATGAGCGTATGCAAAACTTAGGCTTTGCTTATGCAATGATCCCTGCTTTGAAGAAGCTTTACACAAATAAGGAAGACCGTGCCGCTGCTTTGACGCGCCACATGGAATTCTTTAACACTCACCCATACTTAGCATCACCTATTTTGGGTGTGACTTTGGCACTTGAAGAAGAGCGTGCCAATGGAGCAGCCATCGATGACACCGCCGTACAAGGTGTTAAGATCGGTATGATGGGACCACTTGCTGGTATCGGAGATCCTGTCTTCTGGTTTACCGTACGTCCAATTTTGGGTGCCTTGGGTGCCTCATTGGCTAGTGCTGGTAACATCATGGGGCCAATTATTTTCTTCGTTGCCTGGAACCTCATCCGTTGGGGCTTCATGTGGTATACTCAAGAATTTGGTTACCGCGCCGGATCAGAAATCACAAAGGACTTGTCTGGTGGTTTGTTGAAGGATGTTACTAAGGGTGCTTCGATCCTTGGAATGTTCATCCTGGCCGTTCTGGTTGAGCGATGGGTTTCGATTAAGTTTGCTGTTGAATTGCCAGCTAAGAAATTGGCTGAAGGAGCTTACATCCAATTCCCAACTGGTGAAGTTACCGGTGGTAAGCTACAAGAAATTCTGAGCCAACAAGCATCAGGATTGAGCTTGACTAAGGAAGCTGCAAACTCATTGCAATCAAACATTGATTCATTGATACCTGGTTTGATGGGATTGTTGTTGACATTATTCATGATGTACTTATTGAAGAAGAAGATTTCTCCAATCTACTTGATTGTCGGTTTGTTCGTACTTGGTGTCGTTGCCCACGTACTTGGCATTTTGTAAGATTTGGATTTTAGAAAGTCTGTCCGCTTGGCGGAGAGACTTTCTAATACATATAGAGATAATTGGGAGAGAATATGGTTGAATCATTAAATACCCGAGCAGACCTCACGACGGATGGCATTTCGTTTTTAGGCATTGGCGCCCGATATGGCAAAATTTTGATCGGTGACCGTGCTTTTGAATTTTTCAACGAAAAGAACATCCAAGACTACATCCAAATTCCATGGAGTGAAGTGAATTATGTTCAAGCCCAAGTTTCACATAATAAAATTGGTCGTCGTTTTAAGTTCAACACAACAATTGGTGAATTGGATTTTTCATCAAAAGATGCTGGCAAGATTTTGAAGGGTATCCGCGAATATATCGGTAATGATAAGGTTGTTCGGGCACCAACACTTTGGCAACGAATTAAGAATCTATTCCTCAAGTTGAAGTTCAAGTTGAAACGTAACAAAAAGTAAAGCTCAACCGACACCACGTCAATTGACGTGGTGTCGGTTTTTATCTATGCTAGGTATATTGGAAAAGGGGGATGAAATCTGCAATGCCAAAAGTGACGAAAACAACGCGCACACGTACCCCAGGACGCTATAATATCTATCTTGATGATGAATTTGCGTTCGCGGTTGATGAAAAAGTTTTGATTAAGTATAATCTTTTTCCAGAAACAGCCTTCACGTCTGATGAAATCGAAACCATCAAAGCAGCTGAATTTGAACAAAAAGCCTATCAAACTGCTTTGAAATATGCCACTGGGCAAATGCGGACCAAAATGCAGGTGATCATGAAACTCAAAGAAAAGGACTTTCCTAATCAAGTCATTGGGCAAGTCATTACCCGCTTAGCACAGGCGAATGTGTTAGATGACCGCCTCTATGCTGAAATGTATGTGCAGAGTGCTGTGCGCTCGGGTAAATTGGGACCGAAAGGTGTGGCACAGAAACTCAAACAAATGGGGGTTGACCGTTTCTTGATTGAAGATGCATTGGTTCAGTATCCTGCTGAAGATCAGGCAGATGCGATTGATCGGCAAGTTGAAAAGTTAATGGCAAAGTACCATCATCAATCGCATTTTATGGCCCAGCGGAAAACAACGCAAAAGCTGATGCAACTGGGTTTTGACCAAGGGGTTATCAAACGCGCCCTGACCCAATATCTCAGTGATCATCCCGTTGACCAAGACGACGAATTGGAAAAGCTGGGTAGTGAAGCTGAGAAAGTCGCTGCTCGCTACCAACAATATGATGGCTGGGATTTCAAAAATAAGGTCAAGGCAGCACTTTATCGTAAGGGCTATGACTTGAATCGTGTGGATCAATGGCTCAAAGAAAATCCTAAATAGGGCGCAATCTGTGGCGTGACATGCTTGCATAAAAATTCTCACATGTACTCACCTTAAAACATGGTATACTTATTAGGAAATAGTTGGTGGGATACTACCTAGAGGAAGGCAGTTATGAAAGACAGTCGCTTGCCACGCGAGGGCGATTTCATAACGATCAAGAGTTACAAACACGATGGTAGTCTACACCGAACTTGGCGCGATACAATGGTTCTCAAAACAAGTGAAAATGCTATTATCGGCCTCAATGATCACACCTTAGTGATTGAGGACGATGGGCGTCGTTGGGTCACACGTGAACCAGCAATCGTTTATTTTCATCGTAAATATTGGTTTAACATTGTTGCTATGATTCGTGATAATGGGGTGTCTTATTATTGTAATCTTGCATCGCCGTTTGTCCTGGATCGGGAAGCCTTGAAGTACATCGATTACGATTTAGATGTGAAGGTTTTCCCGGATGGTGAAAAACGGCTGCTCGATGCTGATGAATATGAGGCACATAAAACTAAATGGCAATATCCAGCTGACATTGATTTTATTGTGAAAGAACACGTTAAAATTTTAGTTGATTGGATAAATGAGAATAAAGGACCATTTTCACAAGATTATGTTGATCTATGGTACCGTCGTTATCTGGAGATTCAGCATCGTTCAGATCGTTAAGAAACGCTCTGCATAAATAGATGGAGGAAACGTGTCATATTCGTGACGCGTTTCTTTTTTATCCTTCATGTAGGATGATGGTAAAATAAACTTGGATCAGTATTTTCAGCGGAATTCTTGTATAATGTAAGAGGGAAAATATAGGAGTTTATATGATGGCAAAATCGAGATTAGAAAAGAATCGACGTGTAAAAAAGCATCATCCAATTTTACGCTTTTTTGGTATTTTCATTTTATTGCTGGTATTGGCGGGCGGCGGTGCTTGGTTGTATCAACGTCATCAGGAGAGTAGTGCCGTTGCTAGTACGTTGAGCTCGGCACATCAGGCAATTGATGACCATGCTTGGCAACGTGCCAAGACAGAGTACTTAGCTGCACAGAAGCAAACACCAAATGTTGAGTCACGTACGGCGCTTGAGCAACTTAAGTATGTGCTACGTGGTCGCAAGTTAGAACAGGCCAAAGAGTATGATTTGGCGCTTGCTCAGTACCAACGAGCATTAGCGGTGGATGGCGCGCTGGACAGAATCAATCAAGCGGTCAATGAAGTGATGGCTACGACCAAGAAAAGTGCTAGTTCATCATCAAAGGCCGCTGTCGCCTCTGAATCACGGGCCCTTGCGTCCTCAAAGGCAAAAGATGCATCCGTGGCATCCTCAGCCAAACGGGCAGCAGAATCTTATCTAGCGTCTTCAAAGAAGGCCGCTAAGAATAAAAGTAGTAAAGCTAAGAAATCGTCAAAGAATTCTTCTAGTACGAAGAACACAGCTAGTTCTAAGACCGATTGGACTGATGCCAGTTCAACGCATACAACCGTAAGTACGGCTAACCTGGCTAATTTGTACAAGTTTTCAAAGACTGAAATCGCGGCGGCCCGGGCTGATTTAACCAAAAAAGTGACCAACGTTGCCAATTATGATGATGAGACCATTAAGAAGGTCATGGCGTTGCAATTAATCAATCATGACAGTGAAATTGCTGATACGTATGTCCAGAATGGTTGGGGCCAATACAAATAAGCTTAACAAAAGATGAACGCGCAATGATTGCGCGTTTTTTTGTCTCCTGGGACATGTGCTGTCGCTGCGGTCGTGAGGACGGGGCATCGTCAGACGGGTGCAGTGACAGTGAACTTGAGTTAAAATCGAAGTTCTCAGACGTGCAAATTTTGATAAATTAAAGTAAAATGATAGATGCATTTAATTTTGATGAGTTCTTAAAGAATTGATCTTACCAAGTTGGGGTAGGGCAGTAAGGATAGGACCAGCGCAATCAGCGCATGTGAAAAACAGAAAAAAAGGGAGACGAATAATGCGCATTTT
This is a stretch of genomic DNA from Weissella soli. It encodes these proteins:
- a CDS encoding DUF956 family protein; the encoded protein is MVESLNTRADLTTDGISFLGIGARYGKILIGDRAFEFFNEKNIQDYIQIPWSEVNYVQAQVSHNKIGRRFKFNTTIGELDFSSKDAGKILKGIREYIGNDKVVRAPTLWQRIKNLFLKLKFKLKRNKK
- a CDS encoding mannose/fructose/sorbose PTS transporter subunit IIA produces the protein MVNFIIASHGEFAAGIHMSGGMIFGEQENVEVVTFMPSEGPDDLKRKYQEALAKFGEDEQVLFLVDLWGGSPFNQASPFVAENPDQMALIAGLNLPMLVEAYGARFTMDKAADIAHYLVSVARDGVRTIPETEEPETTATANKSSMAGLKEGQLKINLVRIDSRLLHGQVATAWTPESKANRIIVVSDVVAKDELRKGLIEQAAPNGINANIVPISKMAEVMKDNRMGGVEAFLLFETPEDALRAIEAGVPIKEINVGSMAHSTGKTMLNNVLSVDKTDVETFDKLRELGVSFDVRKVPNDSNVDLFKLIDNKRSEIESK
- a CDS encoding RecX family transcriptional regulator, producing the protein MKSAMPKVTKTTRTRTPGRYNIYLDDEFAFAVDEKVLIKYNLFPETAFTSDEIETIKAAEFEQKAYQTALKYATGQMRTKMQVIMKLKEKDFPNQVIGQVITRLAQANVLDDRLYAEMYVQSAVRSGKLGPKGVAQKLKQMGVDRFLIEDALVQYPAEDQADAIDRQVEKLMAKYHHQSHFMAQRKTTQKLMQLGFDQGVIKRALTQYLSDHPVDQDDELEKLGSEAEKVAARYQQYDGWDFKNKVKAALYRKGYDLNRVDQWLKENPK
- a CDS encoding PTS system mannose/fructose/sorbose family transporter subunit IID, translated to MAEEKIRLSKSDRLSVAWRSTFLQASWNYERMQNLGFAYAMIPALKKLYTNKEDRAAALTRHMEFFNTHPYLASPILGVTLALEEERANGAAIDDTAVQGVKIGMMGPLAGIGDPVFWFTVRPILGALGASLASAGNIMGPIIFFVAWNLIRWGFMWYTQEFGYRAGSEITKDLSGGLLKDVTKGASILGMFILAVLVERWVSIKFAVELPAKKLAEGAYIQFPTGEVTGGKLQEILSQQASGLSLTKEAANSLQSNIDSLIPGLMGLLLTLFMMYLLKKKISPIYLIVGLFVLGVVAHVLGIL
- a CDS encoding YfhO family protein, giving the protein MLKRNLYLYYLLLFIVIGGAIFLPYWLTDTTLIWSHDGLKQHLPALITWHETLRHLVFDHQWPNFWQAHQGFGQDYFQTYAYYVMGDIFTYPSLLFKESALATYYSVSVIIRLILAGLSFIFVIRRLPITISNHGVLLGALVYTFSGYANFAAFRHSFFLNPLIIFPLLILAVHQATIHKKYGGLILMTWWTLWNNFYFAFILGLGALIYWLSMNHLHKTWRQQGLTILSVGIGALLSAPLLIPTITQFFQATRSASTFANGLLFYPISYYLTFGDQLINVSTAPQFWFNGGLLALSIVALVHYVTQLPHKWHLVLPTLLLLLPTGAAVFNGFSAPSNRWTMLAIFPVALLTGKMLDALSALQNRTLLVAGGIGVFGYLGLLLGNGFSLNNSSNLIYGLYFITILLLATRLSERQRRLIVSVISVISLLVLFNHTHANDLKATKSELISSANLKAITKQIHMLTALTDRSMRTLVSGNLLSNLNTDDASSNLPNALKLNSVGSYWSLQPVSTSNALRLVATQTSTPNDAINTLDNRNVLSNVLGIKTRIDTLGAPQPASYINKNGLNIANYTSYVSANSYPLFTLPKYQVSLANYRKLSATQREATLADSVVTSKPSKQRSAFAKQVSAVAVATDSTGKWQDKIHYRYATHASTLPDGFYIKLAKAQKQTELHLELTNIKYVPYSFRRQKQQALADYRFTQNQTLANPQSTVNNQFNPHAYTYTWLKQHAVNAFDQNTGYTMTTTYGTNENTVTQTSQSNLSFYQKRDHLTINLGTAQTIKLADLVALNFSQPGTYSFDISVQAIPVGASFDKVAQTAIATAPKSVQLKKDAITGNVTVKKSRILASSIPYNHGWHSKTNQLVEIDDGFLGIKLHRGTNQIKVTYTSPNVYLGLWSAVIGAVILISFIFWQYKSQHKH
- a CDS encoding PTS mannose/fructose/sorbose transporter subunit IIC, producing the protein MSVISMILVVIIAFFAGIEGILDEFEIHQPLVAVTLIGLVTGHLVPALILGGTLQMMALGWANIGAAVAPDVALASVASAIILIKGGVFDSGHIALAYGSAIPLAVGGLFLTMIVRTISVGLIHGADAAAKNGDIKKMEYVHLFALSLQGLRIAIPALALLLVPSSVVSDALNAVPTWLSDGMTIGGGMVVAVGYALVLNMMATREVWPFFAIGFALAAVSQLTLIALGTIGVAIALIYINLSKQGGNNNGGNNGGGSGDPVGDILNEY
- a CDS encoding DUF402 domain-containing protein; the protein is MKDSRLPREGDFITIKSYKHDGSLHRTWRDTMVLKTSENAIIGLNDHTLVIEDDGRRWVTREPAIVYFHRKYWFNIVAMIRDNGVSYYCNLASPFVLDREALKYIDYDLDVKVFPDGEKRLLDADEYEAHKTKWQYPADIDFIVKEHVKILVDWINENKGPFSQDYVDLWYRRYLEIQHRSDR